The DNA window AATAAGGATTGCGACTCTTCTCTGATGAATTTCTTAATGTTTTCATACATATTGCAGAAAGGATTCCAATAAAATAAGGATTGCGACTCTTCTTTTATAGTGTCTAGTATTTTATAATCTTTTAATTGCAGAAAGGATTCCAATAAAATAAGGATTGCGACAAGAAGCCTTTTACTTTTATCAAACATTGGGTTTGATTGCAGAAAGGATTCCAATAAAATAAGGATTGCGACATCTTTAACTTTAACTTTATAGAATTCTTTTAACAGTATTGCAGAAAAGATTCCACTAAATAATTTAAGATCTAGTTTGGAACCATTAAGTAGCTATTTTTATATATTGCAAAAATAATTTCTAAATAAGGCTAATTTTCAAATTTATTTTTAAACACACTTAATTAAAACAAAATTTTATATAATACAAAAAACATATTATTTTATGTTGATTTACATTAAGCAGACATTCTTTTTTTATGGTGGAGATGTGATGTCTGTGTAAATCAATTTGTTATTTCTATTTTGATTTACAGTGGGTAAAAACTTTTTTTTATGGTGGTGATGGTATTTTTGCCCTTTGTAAATCACTTCTGACTTATTTTATTTATTTAGAGTTGATTTTTATGCCCAAAATTCCTGAACTTAAAAGGGGAATTCTTAATAATGCCTGTGAAGCTATTGGAAATACTCCCTTAATCAAACTAAACAGTTTAAACAATTCTGATGCTGAAGTTATTGTGAAAATGGAATCTTTCAACCCAACTGGAAGTATTAAGGATCGTGTTGGTGTTTATTTAATTGAAGATGCTGAAAATAAGAACTTATTAAACAGTGATTCTGTTATTATTGAACCAACTAGTGGAAATACTGGAATAGCTTTAGGTTTTGCTGCTGCATCAAAGGGTTATAGGTTAATCTTAACAATGCCTGAAAACATGTCTAAGGAAAGACAAAAACTATTGGCTATTTTTGGTGCTGAGCTTGTCCTCACACCTGCAGAAGAAGGAATGGAAGGTGCAATAGCTAAAGCTGAGGAATTGGAAAGGGAAATTCCAAATGGAATTATCTTGCATCAGTTTGACAATCCTGCAAACTCTAAAATCCATGAGATGACAACTGCTCGTGAGATTTTAAGGGACTGTGAAGGGGAAGTTGATATTGTTGTTGCAGCTGTTGGAACTGGTGGAACCTTAAATGGTATTGCAAAAGTTCTAAAGGAATATGATTCTAATATTAAAATAGTGGCTGTTGAACCTTTTACCTGTCAGACATTAGGCAAAGGTGAAAAGGGACCTCATAAAATCCAGGGCATTGGTGCAGGCTTTATTCCATCAATACTGGATGTTGATTTGATTGATGAGGTAATTCCTGTAAAAGATGAGGATGCAGGCAGGACTTTAGTCAACCTTGCTAAAAAAGAAGGAATTTTTGCAGGTATTTCATCTGGTGCATCTACTTGGGCTGCATTGCAACTAGCTGGAAGAGAAGAGAATAAAGGAAAAAGAATAATTGCAATCCTACCTGATAATGGGGAGCGCTATTTATCTGAAGAGTGGATTTTTGATATGATTTAAGTTGGAGGATTAAACAGTGTTTGATAATCTTAAAGAGGATATTGAATCTATAAAGATGAGGGATCCTGCTGCAAGGTCTACTTTGGAGATATTTCTTACCTATCCTGGATTTTATGCGATTTTATTTCATAGAAGTAATCATTATTTCTGGAAGCATGGGTTTAAACTTCTTGCAAGAGTAGGTTCTAATTTATCTAGGTTTATTACAGGAATTGAAATTCATCCTGGTGCTCAGATTGGCAGAAGAGTATTTATTGATCATGGTATGGGTGTTGTAATTGGGGAGACAGCTGAAATTGCAGATGATGTTTTAATTTATCAGGGTGTTGTTTTAGGTGGTACATCTACAAATAAGGGTAAGAGACATCCAACTGTTGAGAAAGGTGCTATTATTGGTGCTGGTGCTAAAGTAATGGGGAATATTGTTATTGGGGAGTATTCCAAAATTGGTACTGGTGCTGTTGTGCTTAAGGATGTTCCTCCTGAGTCTACCTGTGTTGGTGTTCCTGGAAGAATTGTTAAAAGCAAAAGGCCTCATGAAGTTGACCTTGATCACAATAAGCTTCCTGACCCTGTTGCAGAAGTTATTGAATCTATTTTGGAACATCAAAGAATGATTGATAAGGAAATTGAACTGTTGTATGATAAAAATAAGATTTGTTTAACTGATAATGAAGATAAAACTTGCCCTTATGAGGAAGTCTTTAAAAAATAAAATTATATTGGGGTTATTTTAGATGGATATTTACTCTACCTTGTCACATGAAAAAGAGAATCTGGTTCCTATAAATGAAAATAGGATTAATATGTTTGTTTGTGGTCCTACTGTTTATGATGATGCTCATATTGGTCATGGAAGGACTTATGTAGCTTTTGATACTATCAAACGTTTTCTTGAGTACTTGGGATATTCTGTTTTTTATATTCAAAATATTACTGATGTTGATGATAAGATTATCAACCGTTCAAAAGAAACTGGAATCCCTACAACTGATATAGCTAAGAAATATGAAAAACGTTACATTGAGGATATGAATGCTTTAAATGTAAATAATGTTAATTTATTTGCAAGGGCTACTGACCATATGGTTGAAATAATTGACCAAATTGAAAGATTAATAGAGAAAGGTTATGCTTATGAAACTGAAGATGGGGTCTACTTTGAAATAGCTAAATTCAAGGACTTTGGAAAGCTCTCACATATCAATGTTGATGAACTCCAGTCTCACAGGGAACTTGCAAAATCAACCAAGAAAAACAAGAATGATTTTGTTTTATGGAAAAAAAGAGATGATCCATCAGAACCTCGCTGGAACTCACCTTGGGGTATGGGAAGGCCAGGTTGGCATATTGAAGATACAGCTATTACAGAGTACTACTTTGGAAGCCAATATGATATTCATGGAGGTGGAATTGACTTGATTTTTCCTCATCATGAAGCAGAAATCACCCAGATGGAGGCAGTAAGTGGAAAATCACCAATGGTCAGGTACTGGCTTCATACTGGATTTTTAATGGTTTCTGGTGAAAAGATGTCAAAATCCCTTAAGAATTTCATAACAATCAGAGACCTCTTAAATGACTTTGATGGGGATGTAATCAGGTTTTTCATCTTAAACAAACATTATAGAAGTAAAATTGACTTTTCAGATAAGGTATTAATGGATGCAGGAAAAGGGCTTGAGAGGATTAAAAAGTATTGTGAGTTAGTCTCTGGTCAACTGGTAGATAAAAATAGTAATGCCAGTGCTGATTATGAACTGGTTTTAAATATTAAAAAAGAGTTTATTGACTGCATGAGTGATGATTTTAACACTCCTAAAGCTATTGCATCAGTATTTAAATTAATCAATGAAAGTAAAAAAGATATTCTTGATGAAAAACTTAATGAAAGTGAATTAGTAGCTATTCGAGAATTTTTAGATGATGTCAGCTATATTTTAGGAATTGATTTCCACCTAAAACAGGATTCTTCAAAAGATAAGGAGTTATTTGACCTTATTGCAGATATAAGAACTGAATTAAGGGCAAACAAACAGTATGAACTTTCAGATAAAATAAGGGATAAGTTAGTTGATTTGGGCTATGAAATCAGCGATTAAAAAAATAAAAGAATCATTTAAATAAGTTTTTAATCTTTTCAATAAATGAT is part of the Methanobrevibacter woesei genome and encodes:
- the cysS gene encoding cysteine--tRNA ligase, with protein sequence MDIYSTLSHEKENLVPINENRINMFVCGPTVYDDAHIGHGRTYVAFDTIKRFLEYLGYSVFYIQNITDVDDKIINRSKETGIPTTDIAKKYEKRYIEDMNALNVNNVNLFARATDHMVEIIDQIERLIEKGYAYETEDGVYFEIAKFKDFGKLSHINVDELQSHRELAKSTKKNKNDFVLWKKRDDPSEPRWNSPWGMGRPGWHIEDTAITEYYFGSQYDIHGGGIDLIFPHHEAEITQMEAVSGKSPMVRYWLHTGFLMVSGEKMSKSLKNFITIRDLLNDFDGDVIRFFILNKHYRSKIDFSDKVLMDAGKGLERIKKYCELVSGQLVDKNSNASADYELVLNIKKEFIDCMSDDFNTPKAIASVFKLINESKKDILDEKLNESELVAIREFLDDVSYILGIDFHLKQDSSKDKELFDLIADIRTELRANKQYELSDKIRDKLVDLGYEISD
- the cysK gene encoding cysteine synthase A, translated to MPKIPELKRGILNNACEAIGNTPLIKLNSLNNSDAEVIVKMESFNPTGSIKDRVGVYLIEDAENKNLLNSDSVIIEPTSGNTGIALGFAAASKGYRLILTMPENMSKERQKLLAIFGAELVLTPAEEGMEGAIAKAEELEREIPNGIILHQFDNPANSKIHEMTTAREILRDCEGEVDIVVAAVGTGGTLNGIAKVLKEYDSNIKIVAVEPFTCQTLGKGEKGPHKIQGIGAGFIPSILDVDLIDEVIPVKDEDAGRTLVNLAKKEGIFAGISSGASTWAALQLAGREENKGKRIIAILPDNGERYLSEEWIFDMI
- the cysE gene encoding serine O-acetyltransferase; amino-acid sequence: MFDNLKEDIESIKMRDPAARSTLEIFLTYPGFYAILFHRSNHYFWKHGFKLLARVGSNLSRFITGIEIHPGAQIGRRVFIDHGMGVVIGETAEIADDVLIYQGVVLGGTSTNKGKRHPTVEKGAIIGAGAKVMGNIVIGEYSKIGTGAVVLKDVPPESTCVGVPGRIVKSKRPHEVDLDHNKLPDPVAEVIESILEHQRMIDKEIELLYDKNKICLTDNEDKTCPYEEVFKK